The following are encoded in a window of Impatiens glandulifera chromosome 5, dImpGla2.1, whole genome shotgun sequence genomic DNA:
- the LOC124940525 gene encoding probable inactive patatin-like protein 9 — translation MDLSKMIPEIFSKLEQKWLDHHCHVKKTRILTIDGGETTGSVSGSSLIYLEDQIQSITSDPNIRIIDFFDIIAGTGIGGLYATLLAADDGTGRPLFTAKEAVNFVKEKQSDLYRVKTSNPFRRRRRFSGKSMTKLLAGVLTTKNGELMTLKNTCKPILIPCFDLNSSAPFVFSRADASQSRSYDFHLWKVIRATLAAPSLFNPFPLTSVDGKTSCLAVDGGIVMNNPTSAAVTHVLHNKCDFPSVNGFDDLLVLSLGNGSSIRNNHVNHSRRCLTSAIVNIAVDGVSETVDQMIANSFCFNRPDYVRIQAYEEKRIHGDVLTEKGVETLPFGGKKLLTETNGERIGTFVQRLTDSLPPSPCKEKAVTVNAVINCR, via the exons ATGGATCTTAGTAAAATGATACCAGAAATATTCTCAAAACTTGAACAAAAATGGCTTGATCACCATTGCCATGTCAAGAAAACCCGTATTCTCACCATTGACGGCGGCGAAACCACCGGCTCTGTTTCAGGCAGTTCCTTAATTTATCTCGAAGATCAGATTCAATCCATAACCTCCGATCCCAACATCCGAATCATCGATTTCTTTGATATTATCGCCGGCACAGGAATCGGCGGTTTATATGCAACATTACTCGCCGCCGACGATGGAACAGGTCGCCCTCTTTTCACCGCTAAAGAAGCTGTTAATTTTGTTAAAGAAAAGCAATCAGATCTCTACCGTGTCAAAACATCAAACCCATTTCGCCGTCGCCGTAGATTTTCAGGAAAAAGTATGACAAAATTACTCGCCGGCGTTTTAACAACAAAAAACGGCGAATTAATGACTCTCAAGAACACATGTAAACCCATCTTAATCCCTTGTTTCGATCTCAACAGTTCTGCCCCGTTCGTTTTCTCCCGAGCCGACGCATCTCAGTCCCGAAGCTACGATTTCCATCTCTGGAAAGTAATTCGCGCCACGTTAGCAGCTCCGTCATTGTTCAACCCGTTTCCTTTAACATCCGTTGACGGAAAAACATCATGCCTCGCCGTCGACGGTGGCATTGTCATGAACAATCCGACATCCGCCGCCGTTACTCACGTACTCCATAATAAATGCGATTTTCCGTCTGTTAACGGCTTTGACGATCTCCTTGTCCTTTCTCTAGGCAACGGCTCTTCCATTCGTAACAACCATGTCAACCACAGCCGCCGTTGCTTGACGTCGGCGATCGTAAACATCGCCGTTGACGGTGTTTCTGAAACCGTTGATCAAATGATCGCCAATTCATTCTGCTTCAACCGGCCGGATTACGTTAGAATTCAG GCTTATGAAGAAAAAAGAATTCACGGAGATGTGTTAACGGAGAAAGGGGTAGAAACGTTGCCGTTTGGCGGGAAGAAGTTACTAACGGAGACAAACGGAGAACGGATTGGAACCTTTGTGCAGCGGCTTACGGACAGCCTTCCGCCAAGTCCATGCAAGGAAAAGGCTGTTACTGTTAATGCTGTTATTAACTGTCGTTAG